The genomic stretch tttatttgccgtttgcgtttaattaaaatgcgagactgtttaagaaaaaacattaaaaaaaaacacagtttctgcataattcggaaatgaacatccgaattcacccccatgacgtgttttcggaagttcatctccgaagacacctcccatgaggtgttttcggagatgcacttccgaattatggaaatttttttaaaaaaaagcgcttcggaagttcatttccgaagcaggggtattttcggattttcgctgggggtgacccccatagggaggtggctaaagaaattttcaatttttatgggCGATCCAATTGGCCgttcattaaaattatttttcaaaaattaattattaatttaacatTCGAGAAATCTCAAAATTGTCTTGAGGCACTTAGAAAACTTCAAAAATTATTAAACTTTGATGGAGAAATTTTACGTGCTTTATGGATTACAAAAACAATTATcccataattttataaaatatttaaacggCCCAAACATGTTATAGGCGGCATCTGTTTTTGTCGGAGGTGTATCCCCCGAAGATGAAGCTTGAAGAGTTTGACCCAAGAGACTACGCAAACCTTACTAATTATACATGATTATTCTTTTTCTCCTCCTAACCCTAACTCTTAAAGACGCTCGTAACCTTGAATCTTTATATCCTTCAAACCGCCGTCGTTCGCCACTCCGACATCCTCTCTTCAGATCGCACGGCCTTCTCCTTCACCTTGCCAGTCTTTATCACTAACGCGTGACCTCCTCTTTTTCCGGCCGCTCTTTCTCTCGCTCGACTACCTCTTTTTCCGGTCGCGCTTTCGGTTTGGTTTGAAGGAAGAGGAGGTGGTGGGTGGTTTCAAATCTACAATGCGTGGTGTTTTCGGGTGTTTTAAGATGGCTTGGTTTTCGATGGACGTTGGTTAGTTTTCTGGGCTTGTTTTCACTGGATTCGAGGGATCTCCGGTGGGGTGGTGGTGGTGTATGTAGGTCCGGTGGTGTAGGTGGCGGTGGGGACTGATGGGCAGTGGGTGGAGTAGATGGTTCATAGCCTATCATTAATATACTAATTTAGCAATATATatccaattatttatttaattaaaataccctTTCTCACAGGTAAGAAGAGGCGACGGTGTGTCGGTGTACACTTTACACCAAAGTCATTTACCAGTTGAGGTATTGCCTCAGGGGCATGTTCCACTTATTTAGAAAAAGAGGAAGTATATGTGTAGCATGTCAAGTCTCTTGAGAATATTAGCTCGCTGCATTAACACAAATTTAAAATGATACTTATACATGAGTATTGAGTACATCcctgaagaaagaaaaaaaacagaaaagaaaatacaaaaaatagaaATACAAGCATACATCTCATAACATACACACGACTAGTGCACTTTGACTACTAATTATTGAGCATTCAAGCATACCACTCATAACATAAACACGATTAGTGcacttttattattaattattaattattgtgcAACGAACTCAGGGGTTGATTTGCCTCATGGCAATGGGCTAAATTTGTGCTGGAGTATTGCAATGAATTCTGGCGAAGTGATGCCACCAATACTGACTGTTGAGGCACAGTGTTCGTCTGTCTCATCCTTTGTGATTTTGCCAGCTTGTTCTAGCTTTTGCTCTTTAATGTAATCCCAATAAGATGGAAAGTGGTCCTTTTCACGGACCTCGGTGTAAGCCTACAATAAACCAATGTATGATCATTTTATGGCTATTTGTTTAAAAACTCAAGCATTGTATGATACCATGCCCTGTTTTCTTTAACTTGTAGAAAAATATCATGTATGAGTTTTGATCAATATATTAAATTAACTTTTATTCAATTAAACGGTAAAAATAATCAATTAACAAATACAACGGGTCAGTAGAAATCAGTTCTTGTAACAAGTAACTATCAATTTCATCAAGTATTtatctattctatttttaataagtAAAAACAATATCACCTTTGCAAAATTCAAGTGAAAGGAATAGGGCCTAAAAGTTGTTTTGATTATATATATTCCTAAAAGAATTTatgagaaagaaaataaaattatcagCATAATATGAAGAAGATTAAGATTTAACAGAGTTGTTTCCTATCTTCATATATTGAACATATAGGCGATATAGCATCATTTTGTTATAACACGTTAAATTGTGTAATAGGAGTAATTTGAAGTTGAAAGCTAAGAGTATGTACATCAGCTCCTCTAAAAGCTAAAATAGGGGCTCAAAtcactaaaaatataaaaatatgtgCATTATAGACCATTAAAAAAAAGGCAAATAGAAAACTTACTGCATTTTGTGTGGAGCCCCATGGGGTAGACCAAGCAACCAGGAAGTCACGCACATCTCCTTTAATATTCTTTCCACGGTATACCCGAGCAGCTTCGCAACCATAAGCTTCCGAGGTTGGATGTGCGTGGAGGAAAGCGAGCCACTGGCCGTTGTCGAAGGACCGTGGCGGCTCCTCCTTATAAACATAACCCAACCAATCCTTTTTTTGGTCATCCACGATCTCAAGGGTATCCCCAGTAGCATTATAGAGAAGACAAAGTGTGGAAACTCCGTCACCATAACTAGACTTAAGAGTCAATGAATGGTTGAGAGCACTCAAATTTTTGTCTTCGGCATGGATCAGCCTCACTGCTTCTCTTGCTCTATCTTCTTGTGTTATTGTTTTGTCTTTATACCTCGACATAGCTTTTAAGGTTTCATCTGTTATTGGTACTCCAAAAGCACTCATGAtcttattttctttccttttttcctcTCTTTCTTGTGATCTATTTTTTGAAGTGCACTACCTCAAATAAATGCTTCTATGTCACCACATTTATAGTACAAGTTTTGGTGGGGTAAAAAGTTAGCTGCTGTGAGGGGTTTGTTtgcaaatattttttatgataaaaaaggAGTAAAGAgggaatatttttttttaagcCAAAAAACTATATGTTTCACTAtatgttttattatattattaaatatatatatatatcattataattaagatgtaataataataataacaataataataataataataataataataataataataataataataataataaagatatttattttctatttttcttatgaTAAACTTTGTGCTCTAGCGTATTGTGCATTTGATAAAATTATACTAcatttactttttaaaataaaatgttagcgGATTACTTTAATTTAAATGAagtcctataaattaaaatttaataataataataattaaattaaattcttttacattttattattttttacaacattcatataaaaataaatattaaattccaTTAAGTGATTTATTATTTGTTtgataaataaatttgaaataaaatttaaaatattgcaTGTTTTTTTTACACTCAAACTGATAGTTCTCTGTTTTCAGACTAGAAATAATATTAATGCTAGCCTTATTCTAATTTTCTAATGGTTTCTCTTTGACAAATTAAAACTTACAGGGTTCTAACAAATTAAAATTGAGATGGATCGTCTCCAGCATTTTGCATTCAGCTCATTTTTCTGCTCTAGATCCAATGATTGATAATTAATACAAAATATTATAGACTAtaatcaaaggttaaaatcatGCCGGAAAGAGGGCGGCATACAAAAGGCTGCAGAGGATCCATATCCAATTAAAATTAGACTAAGTAATTTTGTAGGAGTGTAAAATTTAATCAACTAAAAACAAcatgtttaaaatatatattaaagaaTGTGttgtaagattttttttttaacaatcatAAAAATACGCATCATTTTTTATAGTATATATATGATTTCTCATATGAGCaccaaaaattaattattactcttgcataaaattaaatataaaatttattcactaaataaaattaagacaaaatcttattttaatttttttaactaaataaaaaatgaaatgattttttttatcataattaattatgaaaaatgattttttttatcattattattatcattattcttacttgatctatttcattattattatcaatagTAGAAACATGAATTGGAATTATTTATAactatattttaataattgaacttatttgaatttttttttgtaattgaaattatttttaaattttaaaatatgaatcaaaatcagtgttttaaaaaccggactggACCGACCGATCGGATCGGTCGAACTGGGAATCGGTCATGTaatcggtctggttcaatagctggatcgGAAATGTCATTGAACAGGTGTGAACtggtcaaaaccggtgtaaaccgctaaaatcggcggtttttgtgaaccggtggtttaaatgcattttttaatatttttaattttttaattttaaaaaattaaaacaatgtcattttgactattttaattaaaaattaaaataaaaaataaaataaataaaataaataaaaaatggttgtagatgcggttgattttattacagatgattttgatattgaagaaggagatctcaatattgaaacaatttttttattgaaattaaatttagtagacagtgaaattattttgttataaattattcaactaAATTATATTGtgattaaacttttgtttatattttataattatgtactatttgattgtgtgtgatacttatgtgtaaaatttgaatttaaattatgaacttgtgaattattttataatatgatatttttaaaaaatttaagtactagttatattttgtagggactgaatcatccggttcgacagattttatacatatataattttgttataacgacagGTCTATTCAaacgagttatccggtttaatcatGCTGGTTTGACCAATGactcagtggttcgaccaataaaccaatgACCCAGTACCCTTACCGGTTTGATgcccggtttttaaaacacttatcagaatagaaatatataataattattatttataactcataaattatattaaatttatgatATCCGGAAAAAAAATTGGGGTTTTTCAGAGAtatatctccgaattaatcaaaatttcaatttttgagatttttttcagagatgcatctccaaaatctgaaaaaatctttaaaaaaaatttacatcagAGATGCTCTGAAACAGgagtattttgaaatttttgcgGGAGGTTTTCTAATAGGGGTCAATAAAAAATTTTTGCATGGCATAATTTATTTTTGTCTTTCTCTCAGAATaattaatcaacaacaacaaaatgaattgatgaattgtgacttTAGATAAGTAGGTAAGCTTGTTGAGATGTTAATGAAAACAACATTTGATTACTTTACTGAGTTGTCTATTCAAagcattataatattattattttctcttgtcataacaaaaaatacaattgatacaaaaaagacaaaaatgtATGTGCTCATAATTAAGTGTGAAAACATAACTGGTCAGAGAGACAAGAGATGATACtactaatatatttaaatttaatgcaAAAAAAATAATGTGACATTTTCTATACTATTTGGAACAATGGAAGGGACCACGATGACACAACCATCTAGACAACAACAAATATAATACTCCTAGGTCACTGCTTGTACCAGatgataatatatttaaattaatataattgttattatcaTTAACTTATAGAATTACTTTGTAGAGTCCTACCAGAGAACCTAAAATACTcctatttcaaaaatatattttcaaaataatttttttttaaaatttttcggAATTCGAAAATAACTTTCGAAAACATTAAATGGAGTGTTTTTGAAAATGGATTTCCAAAAATACtcatttttaaagttttaaaaatataCTTCCTAAAAATTGCTTCAAGACTTTTCTAACCTCCTAGATAGTCAATAATAAAtgctttttattttcatttaaagtGGGGTTAGTAATAGTATCATTGATTGACGAGTAATAAAACTATATTAATTGAAAATATCCTTAAATTGAGTGGAATAATTGATGAGTAAATCAAATATCCttaaattgattggaaatttaataaattttaattaatggttaaaattaagattttttttatgggacaattttgattttaatggaatagaattttagtttatttttattttatatacacTTTAATGAAAACAAAATTACATTTCAATAAATCATAAAtgccaaataataaaaataataatttcacgTTTACTATAGTTATTTGTATaaggaaaaaaatatttattttttttataaatttatttttctttataataaaatttatatatattatgtttaatttattttttttataaataaaattaattaaacttatttttatatatttttatcaaatatattttaaaataatatataaaatttgaatattcttaattaatataaatattaactttATAAATCGGTAAGGAGAAAGTATATTTGGTTAAGTTTTGTATCCTTTACGTGTATGTATGGTTCTCATTTTTTAATAGTATAGAAACTCTGTGGTTCATTAGTTGAATTTATATCTCCACATGCTAAAGTGAACAAGTAAAATCTCGTGGAACTCGCGCCATAATAAATAtatgttataaaatattttatcttgatatatattttataatatattttaattaatataattaattatattattaattgtattgattcaccttgattttaattttttaataattattaaaattttttagaaatgtatattccaaacattttaagataaaaaattggaatatttcggatacacatctaaaaaaagttgatttcgaaaatgcatcttcaaaaacaattttttattttttttttacaccTGATGTCTTATTAAATATCATTAAATTATTGTCAGTTGTCACACCAATAATTTATTTCCATTATAAAGAAGTCAATTAAGATAGAGGACCATTTCTTCAATAATTTGTTATTATCATTAacttactccctctgtcccaaattataagagaaattctcttttttattcattgaataattaatgtatctggtctatatacagaccagatacattaattattcaataaatctaaaaagtaaatttctcttataatttgggacggaagGAGTATTAGTTATCACTTTCAGATGGTCCGGATAACTTATTAGCTATCATTAAATTAGTTGCCACACCATTTGTTTCCATTATGAAGAAGTCAATTAAGAAGTTAATAATTTGTGAAGGTGGGAGTAATGTATTTAAATTTATCTAGCAATGAGACAAAAATAATGTCTGACATTTTCTAACGATGACAACCATCTAGACAACAACAAATATAATACTCCTAGGTCACTGCTGGTACGAGgtgataatatatttaaattaatataattgttattattattaacttagaaattttttttgtAGACCCCTTATGGGGAGAAGCTACAGCGAAAAactaaaaatacatttatttcgaaaatatattttcgagtaatttttttttaaaattttttcaaaattcagAATTGCACTTCTGAAAATATTAAATGGAGTATTTTTGGAGATACATTTACAAAAACACtaatttttaaagattttgaaaatatactttcAAAAAATTGCTTCCAGATTTTTCTAACCTCCTAGATAGTCAATAATAAAtgctttttattttcattaaaagtgGGGTTTGATgagtaaataaaatatcattAAATTGATTGGAATAATTGATGAGTAAATAAAATATCCttaaattgattggaaatttaataaattttaattcatggttaaaattaagattttttatggtacaattttgattttaatggaaTAGAATTTTAGTTAACCAAGTGTTTGCGCTCGAGTGGCAAACGAGTCTCTGCAAAGGACGTTATTCGGCGAATATCGAATTCGATTCTTAGCAGAAACAACGTTTGGCCAGTGGTCGGAAACCGATGCGAAagctaaaaaaaaatagaattttagtttatttttaattcatataCACTTTAATGAAAACAAAATTACATTTCAATAAATCATAAAtgccaaataataaaaataataatttcacgTTAACCATAGTTATTTGTATaaggaaaaaatatttattttttttataaatttattttctttataataaaatcatatataaattacgtttaatttatttttttataaaataaaattaattaaacttatttttatatatttttatcaaatatattttaaaataatatataaaatttgaaCTTTCTTAATTAATGTAAATATTAACTTTATAAATCTTTAAGGAgaaattatatttggttaagtttTGTATCCTTTACTTGTATGTATGGTTCTCATTTTTTAATAGTATAGAAACTTTGTGGTTCATTAATTGAATTTGTATCTCCACATGCTAAAGTGAACAAGTAAAATCTCGTGCAACTCGTGCCATCAATAAATAtatgttataaaatatttatcttcatatatattttataatatattttaattaatataattaattatattattaattgtattgattcaccttgattttaatttttttaataattattaaaattttt from Vicia villosa cultivar HV-30 ecotype Madison, WI linkage group LG4, Vvil1.0, whole genome shotgun sequence encodes the following:
- the LOC131599492 gene encoding 23 kDa jasmonate-induced protein-like → MSAFGVPITDETLKAMSRYKDKTITQEDRAREAVRLIHAEDKNLSALNHSLTLKSSYGDGVSTLCLLYNATGDTLEIVDDQKKDWLGYVYKEEPPRSFDNGQWLAFLHAHPTSEAYGCEAARVYRGKNIKGDVRDFLVAWSTPWGSTQNAAYTEVREKDHFPSYWDYIKEQKLEQAGKITKDETDEHCASTVSIGGITSPEFIAILQHKFSPLP